The Microcystis aeruginosa NIES-843 sequence TAAACCTCTGCTAACTACTAAGCGAGCATTACCCCGTCGAGAGCCATAGGTAAAAGCGAGGGGCTGTCCTTCTTCGATAATGCCTAGTTTTGGCGGTTTTAACCCTTTTTCTCGGCATATACGCCCAATTACCGCCGCCGATTCTGGGCTATACCGTTTAATTTCCGCTAAGGACACCCAATGCACTCGATAAAGACGTTTTTGTGTCCAATCAATTAGATTCGGGGCGATAAAAAGGATGAGTCCGCCTAAGAAACCGCTCAAGAGCAAGGCAATAATTACACCCGTCCCCGCAGGGATGAGGAGCAAACGGGTAATTACAAAAAAAAGACCACAGACTATAGCATAAAAAGCCGTAATTGTCAATAGTTTAGCAAAAATAAGTCTATTTTCGGGGATAGTCCGGGATAACCGGACACTTACCCGTGCTGCTCGTGCTGCCTTGGGCAGCGCTCGAAATTTGACCCCATTAGTGACAATACCGATGGTTTTTTGTTCAGCACTAAAGATTGTCAGTAATCGTTTGGCCCACTGACTAACTTCCTGATCAAGATGATTTTCTAATTCCAGAGCTAGGGCGATCGCTTGTTGCCGTTGATTATTGCTGCGATAGGCCCGAACAAGAGCCATTTTAGCTTGAATATATAAGGGAGAATGAAAATTAGCCGACTGTTGGCAATATTCTTCCAGTAATTCTACAGCCCTTGCGTAATCCTTTAGGCGTAGATATTTTAATCCTTCTTCCAGTGACATAGAGATCCCTTAGCTGTTTATCTATCTTTAGAGATACCCAAAATCGTAGGAAAGATTAAAGGAGTTGGTTGGGGAAGTGGGGGTGTGGGGGTGTGGGGATTTTTCAGTGAGCAGTAAACAGTAAACAGTAATCAGTGAACTTAAAACTCTGGGTTCGACGGTAGTTACCATGATAGAAATTACTTGACTACATAGTTATATAGGATTTTAAGCATAAATAGGTAAGCCAATGATAATTATTCATTTTTATCAATATTTTGGGCAGTAGCGATCAAGGGAATCGGACAAGGGAGCGAGCCGATTAGGGAAATAGGGAGTAGAATAGAAAGGTTGTGAGTCTATAACTATCGTTAAAATACTATGGCTTGTCCCAAGAAGAAAACCTCAAATGCCAAGCGCGACCAACGGAGAGCGCACTGGAGAAAGCAAGCGGCTCGGGAAGCGCAAAAAGCCTTATCTTTGGGTAAATCTGTCCTTTCTGGTCGTTCTAACAGCTTTGTCTATCCCACTAAAGAGGAAGAAGAAGGGGAAGACGAGGAATAACTTGATGGTGGGGAGTGAGGTAGAGAAAACCTTTTCGCTCCCTAATATTTTAAGATTTGTTGAGAATTTTCGTCGCGAGTCTCAAATAATGTTAGGCAAATTCTTTAAAAAACCAGAATCTCCCGATCAAGACCGAGTTCCCCCGGGCCAATATCTCGCTAGTGGTTTTCCTGTGCTTACCTACGGGGATACTCCCCAAATCAAGACCGAGAACTGGTTATTCAAGGTTTGGGGAAAGGTGGCCACGACTAAAACTTTTAACTGGTCGGACTTTATGGCCCTACCGCAGTCGGAATTTACCAAGGATTTTCACTGTGTAACCCGTTGGTCAAAATTAGATGTGACTTGGACGGGAGTTAAGGTATCGGATTTTATGGCCTTAATTGACCTGTTGCCGGAAGCTACCCACGTTATGCAACACTGTTACGGGGGTTATACCACTAACCTGACCCTAGAGGAATTCCTGCACGAGGATAATTTTTTCGCTTTTCAACTGTTTGGTCAACCTTTACCCCCCGACCACGGGGGGCCGCTGCGCTTAGTTGTCCCCCATCTCTACGCTTGGAAAAGTTCTAAATGGATTAATGGCTTAGAATTTCTCGATCGAGAGCAATCCGGTTTCTGGGAACGTAATGGCTACCATCGACGGGGTGATCCCTGGTTAGAGGAACGTTATGGCGGTTTTTAACCAGTTTTGGCTTAAAATCGGGTGAGATAAGCAATCAAGTCCGGTAATTCCTAGCATTAAAACAAGCAAAAGTCAAGGGGGAAGCAACAAATTTTTACACGATCGCAACTGGGTAATTATAATCTCCGAATTGCCTGATCACAATATTGAACATATCCTGCTAACCCCAATGCTTGATATAATTCCCGCGCTTGAAGATATGCTTCTTTCGCTTCCGATATACGATCGAGTTTATAGTAGGTAAACCCCAGATTAAACCAAGATTTCGCTTCACCCCCCCGATCACCGATTTCCCGTTTGATTGCTAAGGACTGTTGATAAAACTCGATCGCTTTTTGGTATTCTCCTAGGGAATAGTAAACATTGCCTAAATTACCGTAGGATTTCGCTTCACCCCCCCGATCATCGATTTCCCGTGTGATTGCTAAGGACTGTTGATGAAACTTGATCGCTTTTTGGTATTCTCCTAGGGAATAGTAAACAGCGCCTAAATTATTGTAGGAATTCGCTTCACCCCCCCGATCACCGATTTCCCGTTTGATTGCTAAGGACTGTTGATAAAACTCGATCGCTTTTTGGTATTCTCCTAGGGAATCGTAAACAGTGCCTAAATTATTGTAGGAATTCGCTTCTCTCGACGGATCTTCGATTTTCTGAAAGATTGCTAAGGACTGTTGGTAAAACTCGATCGCTTTTTGGTATTCTCCTAGGAAATAGTAAATACCTGCTAATGAGTCGAGACTTGCAACTAAATCAAGTTCTAGATTTAACTCTTTTTGTAAATCGATCGCTTTTTGATAATACTCGATCGCAAGCTGTTGTTCCTGACGATAATCTACCAATGGCGATCGATATAATAAACGAAGGTTATAAATCTTAGCTAAACTGGCATATAAACTCGCTAGTCTTGGCTCTTTTTTGCCTTTATTTACCTCGATTTGCTCGATTAGTTCTAACAAGTCTTCCTTAGAGATTGAAGGAATATCTTTATCTATAGTAATTTCGTCAAAAGATTGTAAAATTGGTAAAAATTCCTGAGAAGGTAAAAAGTTACTTGGAGGAGAAATAAAGCGAAAAACTCCTTTTCTCCAACTCCAAAAATCGGGGGACTTTTTGCGTAAATTTACTTCCACTGTGTTTGTTACCCAAAGAACAATGGAATAGGGAAATTCTCGCAGTCCTTCCCTTGTCCATTGCAGATAACCAAAAAATTTATCTAGTTCCGATTTTTCCCGTTGCCATTCGATCGAGTGTAATTTTTCCACTCCTGTGGTTGTGATCACGGCGTTTTTGCTTTGTAATAACTCTGGTTTTCTGGAGACTAAACTAGCAATTGCTGCTCTTAAACTCGGTTCTTTTTGATCTAAATCAATCCGATAACAAGGGATTACTGGTTCTAATTCTTTGCTATAGCGATCGATGATTTCTTTTCGCAATTTTTCCTGATCACACACACAAATCAATATATTTAATCTCTCTTGATTTGCCTCTAGAGACACGATTAAACCTTCGTATTCTCTTTCATTTTGGTCAATAATTGAAGATGTTTCATTATTCATAATAAGTGGATAAATGTTAAAAACTGTCAGATACCCCCCTTAGGTAGGGTTGATTCATGAATCAACCCTACGGATCAAGGAGTGATCCGCACCCCCCTTATCAAGGGGGATCCCCCCGCCTATCGGCACCCCCCTTATCAAGGGGGATCCCCCCGCCTATCGGCACCCCCCTTATCAAGGGGGATCCCCCCGCCTATCGGCACCCCCCTTATCAAGGGGGATCCCCCCGCCTATCGGCACCCCCCTTATCAAGGGGGATCCCCCCGCCTATCGGCACCCCCCTTATCAAGGGGGGCAGGGGGGATCCATCTTCAATTTAATTATAACTACTTATTTATCCCATTCAAATTGTTCCTCTTTTTTTCATTAACTCAACTACAATCGGATGCACGTTATACCAGAGATCGCCATTGCGGTATTCCAAAATATATAAACCATGCAACAGATCTAGAAAATTTTGATCCTTGAGATCCTTCGGTTTTGACTTTTTATAAACAGTTTTAATAATTTCCTCATCTGCTGTACCGATACTTTCAGCAAAATCGAGACTAAGTTCTGTGATTGATTGTTCTAAAACAGCTTGATTAATTTTTAGGGTATTATCATCAGGATAACGACGAACCGATCGCAAACAAACCCGACAGCAATCATTAGTAATGCGAATTAATTCTCGTAACACTCCCCCACTGTAAAGACAAATTTTTTCGAGGGTGTCAGGATCGATTAAAGCGGGATCGATGCGCTTAGTGATAATCTCGGTTAAAGTAGCAATAATTTGCGGATCGGGTATAGCATTAGGTGAATTAATGTCTCCCTGTTTAAAGAGTTTATATACAGGCATTTGTACGATCTGATCGTTGGTTTCTGTTTGGAGAGTTGCCTTTAAAGCTACTTCTCTTAAAGCGGCGATCGGAATAGTCATAATAATCCGAAAACTGGGCAACATAATCGCTTTAATATGGGATTGAAAAATATCCCTTACCTGTGCCAAGTCAATTTTATCAATGTCATCAACAATTACTAAGATTTTTTTCTGACTTTGGGACTCGATCGCACTAGCTATAATGTTAATTTGGGCAACTAAATCGTTAATTCTCCGCTCATACTTTTGTTTGATTTCCTCCCGAATAGTCGAATTAATCTTGAGAATTCCTTTAATGTGAGCTAGTAAAGAAGAAAAGTTAAAACCCGTTTCGACAGTGGCATCTGCTTGATTGGTTTCGGTGCGAATTTGTTCAGCAAACCATTGATAAAAGCTTTTTTTAATAGAATCTTTAATAGTTAAATTTTGGGCTTCCGCTTCTGACATCATCTGAACGGCGATCGAGAATAAAATATTAACATGATTTACGTCTGACATTTCGATCGTGTCTGAGATCGAGAAGAAAACAACAAAATAGCGATCATCTAACTTTCTTTTAAATTCGTAGAGTAGGGTTGACTTACCACAACCCCGATGTCCTGCTAGAATAATTTTTCCGTCTTCCGAAGGACTATCTTCGACCAATTGTTCTAATTCTTCGATAATTTCTGTGCCGTATTTGACAGCAAAACGCTGTAATTCTTTATCCGATCGCAGGGGTAAAAGTTCCAAATTGCGATAGGCTTCTCGAAAGGGTTCCAGTAAAGGACTAACCATGAGTAATTAAATTAGACTGTGTGTTGTGAAGATAATTAGCCACAAAGAAAACCAGAAAAAAATTAACTGATAACTGATAAGTAGTTATAATTAAATTGAAGATGGATCCCCCCTGCCCCCTAGGGCTGTTTCATTCTCCCATCAGAATATCAAAAGTAAAAGCGATCACTATCAGGTAAAATGAGGAGTGACCGCCAACCTTTAAAATATATGTTGAGCTTAATAGAAAAACTGAAACAAGTCAAGGACTTTAGGAAAGATAAAGGAAAAAGACACCCTTTATGGATAGTATTAGTAGTAATAATACTGGGAACAATGCTAGGATACTCAGGTTATAGAGAACTAGGAGAGTTTGCTAAAAATAATCGGCACAGGCTCAGTAAAGAATTTAACATAATTCCAGAAAGAGTCCCATCCTATTCAACAATTAGAAGGGTAATGATGGGAGTTGACTGGCAGAGTTTGTTAAAAATGTTTAATGAATGGGCATTAGAAGAATATGGACAAAGAGATGATATAAATTGGCTAGGTATGGATGGAAAAAGTCTCAAAAACACCCTAAAGAATCCTAATAATGAACAACAAAATTTTATCATGTTTGTCTCATTGTTTAGTCAAGAAAGTGGATTAGTATTACACTTAAAAAGAATCGAAAACAAAAAAGGGTCTGAAATCGACGAAGGGCAAGCTATAATTGAGGATTGCTCTCTCCAAAATAAAGTTTTTACTGGCGATGCTTTACACTGTCAGAAAAAAACAATCAGCTTAATAGCCAAGACTAAAAATGATTATGTTATCACCGTTAAAGGAAATCAGAAAAATCTTTATAAGCGAATACAAGACCTGAGTAATTCCTCAAAGCCAGAAAGTTGCTTTCTTGAACAAGATAATAGTCATGGACGAAAAATATCAAGAAAAATAGAAGTTTTTAAAGTGAGAAAAAATGAAAGACAAGGGTTTGAAAATCTGCGAAGAGTTATTAAAGTAGAAAGAAAGGGTAGTCGCGGGGATAAAACCTATGAAGAAACAGCTTACTATATCAGTAGCCTAACCGAATCCGCTCAAGTATTTGCTAAAATTATTCGAGGACATTGGAAAATAGAAAATCAGTTACATTGGGTAAAAGATGTAATTTTTGAGGAAGATAAAAGCGAGATAAGTGATTTTCAAGCGGCCAGCAATTGGTCAATTCTCACAACTATAGGATTGAATCTTTTCAGAGGTTTGGGTTTTCTCTCAATAACAGAGGGACAGAGGTGGTTAGCTGAACGTTGGGAAAAATTGATAGTTTTATCGACGTAAGAAGCAGAAAAATTAGCTAAATTAACAGGATGTACTCTCAGACAATTTCAAGAGAGATAGGCTTTTAGTGGCTTGGGAACAGGCTTTATCAATTTATTCATAATAAATATTGGCAGAAGATTAAAGATTAGTTATTGTGACTAACTCTTTTGATTAGAAAAAGATAAACTTGAGAATCTTCGGTCAAATTTATTGACTCAAAATCAGCTGTAATTAATTTAAATGAAACAGCCCTACCCTGCCCCCCTTGATAAGGGGGGTGCCGATAGGCGGGGGGATCCCCCTTAATAAGGGGGGTGTCTGACAACTTGTAACACCTACCTACTTAACTGATAACTGTTATTTTTCTGCTGCCCAACCGTCGGGAGTGTAGGTTTTTAATGCCAAAGCATGGATGGCTTCGGTAGCCAGTGCCGATTGTAAAGCGCCATAAACCATTTGATGCTGTTTAACGCGGGTTTTGCCGGCAAATTCGCCAGAAATAACCACCGCTTCCAAATGATCGCCACCTCCCGTTAAATCCCGAATCATCACCTGTGCATCGGGGATTTGTTCTTGAATCATCGCTTCTACTTGGCGAAAGTCAACCATCGTAACTCCTCAAAAGAATTAAAGATACTCTGATCCCATTGTTACCGAAAGCTCGTCAATGGGGACAAAATTTACTGCTGTGGGGGGGAGTTGTTAGGAGTTGCGGAGGTGGGAGTCGGTGCGGAGATGGGTGTACTGACAAATCCCATCTCGTAGAGTTGTTGATAGCTTTTTTGTCCTAATTCACTGGTGGGGTTTTGGGATTGAATCACCTGAATTAACAAAGGAACCGCCAATTCTGGCTGATTTTGCGCCCTATGAACTAAAGCAAGCTGATAGGTGGCTTCATCCCGCAGTTGTCCGGTGTTTAAAGCACTTTGACGCTGAGAATCGAATACTTTCGGGTCAATTCCTGAGAAACTATTAGCTAATTGCAGATGATAGTTAGATAGTTGGTTAAAAATCCGGCGCGCTTGATTGAGTTTGTCCACAGCGACATCGTATTTAGCGGCATTAATAGCGGCGTTCGCTTCTTCCACTAAACGTTGTCCCCCCTGAAGACTCAGGACACTATCGGCTTGATTTAAGGGTTTTAATTCGTTAGGATCGCTGGTGGGATTGTTAGAGTCGGGGGTTTGTGCTTGTCCGTCAGGTGCGATCGCTATGACTAAACCGATCACCAGAGTGAGCAGATAAATTAAACTATAAGGCTGTTTTCGCTTAACCATAAAATTTCTCGACTTAATGTTCCTGATGGGAACGGCTATTTTTTCTAACATCGACAACTGACCTATAGTAGCTTTTTTGGGGCAGTTTCGATCCGACCCCAGCTTTCTAGACGTTAGATTTAGCGGTTTTGTCGCCATGGCAAGCGCTGATTTTTCCCGAAGAATCAGTACAAGTCCCCAAAAAGTTAGTTTATCCCCCCGATTAATGGTTTAAATACCGATAATTCCCCCCTTGCAAGGCTGTCCAGATAGAATAAAGAGAAAGTAGGAGTTTAGTTAAAATGTCTTTATCGCTGATTACCCGTAAGTTTACGGTGGAAGAATACGAAAAAATGGCAACCCAGGGAATAATCAAACCCGATGAAAAAGTGGAATTAATTCGAGGAGAAATTATCAAAATGTCACCGATGGGAACCCGTCATGCTGCTGGTATAGATCGATTAATACAATTACTTTATCAAAAATTAGGACAGAAAATTATTCTCAGAGTTCAAAATCCGATTAGATTAAATAATAATTCTCAACCAGAACCAGATTTAAGTTTACTAATACCTCGATCGGATTTTTATGTTGCTGCCCATCCTTGTCCTCAAGATATCTATTTAGTTATTGAAGTTTCCGATTCTACCCTCGATTATGATCGCTATACTAAAATTCCTCTTTATGCGGAGGCAAATATTCAAGAAGTTTGGATCGTCAATCTCAAGGAAAAATGTTTAGAAGTTTATCGCCATCCTCTGCATGGTAGTTATCAAGCTATTCAGAAATACTCTATAAATGAGAGGGTTTTTATGACATCTTTTCCCGATATAGAATTCACTATTGCAGAAATATTAGGAGTGTAGTTAAAATGTCTTTATCACTGATTACCCGTAAGTTTACGGTGGAAGAATACGAAAAAATGACAACCGAGGGAATAATCAAACCCGATGAAAAAGTGGAATTAATTCGAGGAGAAATTATCAAAATGTCACCGATGGGAACCCGTCATGCTGCCTGTATAGCTAGATTAACACAGTTATTTTATCGAAAATTTGGCGATCTTATTCTCTTAGGAGTGCAAAATCCGATTAGATTAAATAATAATTCTCAACCAGAACCAGATTTAAGTTTACTAATACCTCGATCGGATTTTTATGTTGCTGCCTATCCTTGTCCTCAAGATATTTATTTAATTATTGAAGTTTCTGAT is a genomic window containing:
- a CDS encoding ISAs1-like element ISMae8 family transposase, whose amino-acid sequence is MLSLIEKLKQVKDFRKDKGKRHPLWIVLVVIILGTMLGYSGYRELGEFAKNNRHRLSKEFNIIPERVPSYSTIRRVMMGVDWQSLLKMFNEWALEEYGQRDDINWLGMDGKSLKNTLKNPNNEQQNFIMFVSLFSQESGLVLHLKRIENKKGSEIDEGQAIIEDCSLQNKVFTGDALHCQKKTISLIAKTKNDYVITVKGNQKNLYKRIQDLSNSSKPESCFLEQDNSHGRKISRKIEVFKVRKNERQGFENLRRVIKVERKGSRGDKTYEETAYYISSLTESAQVFAKIIRGHWKIENQLHWVKDVIFEEDKSEISDFQAASNWSILTTIGLNLFRGLGFLSITEGQRWLAERWEKLIVLST
- a CDS encoding P-loop NTPase fold protein, whose product is MVSPLLEPFREAYRNLELLPLRSDKELQRFAVKYGTEIIEELEQLVEDSPSEDGKIILAGHRGCGKSTLLYEFKRKLDDRYFVVFFSISDTIEMSDVNHVNILFSIAVQMMSEAEAQNLTIKDSIKKSFYQWFAEQIRTETNQADATVETGFNFSSLLAHIKGILKINSTIREEIKQKYERRINDLVAQINIIASAIESQSQKKILVIVDDIDKIDLAQVRDIFQSHIKAIMLPSFRIIMTIPIAALREVALKATLQTETNDQIVQMPVYKLFKQGDINSPNAIPDPQIIATLTEIITKRIDPALIDPDTLEKICLYSGGVLRELIRITNDCCRVCLRSVRRYPDDNTLKINQAVLEQSITELSLDFAESIGTADEEIIKTVYKKSKPKDLKDQNFLDLLHGLYILEYRNGDLWYNVHPIVVELMKKRGTI
- a CDS encoding BolA family protein, translated to MVDFRQVEAMIQEQIPDAQVMIRDLTGGGDHLEAVVISGEFAGKTRVKQHQMVYGALQSALATEAIHALALKTYTPDGWAAEK
- the rpmF gene encoding 50S ribosomal protein L32, producing the protein MACPKKKTSNAKRDQRRAHWRKQAAREAQKALSLGKSVLSGRSNSFVYPTKEEEEGEDEE
- a CDS encoding Uma2 family endonuclease, which produces MSLSLITRKFTVEEYEKMATQGIIKPDEKVELIRGEIIKMSPMGTRHAAGIDRLIQLLYQKLGQKIILRVQNPIRLNNNSQPEPDLSLLIPRSDFYVAAHPCPQDIYLVIEVSDSTLDYDRYTKIPLYAEANIQEVWIVNLKEKCLEVYRHPLHGSYQAIQKYSINERVFMTSFPDIEFTIAEILGV
- a CDS encoding tetratricopeptide repeat protein; translated protein: MNNETSSIIDQNEREYEGLIVSLEANQERLNILICVCDQEKLRKEIIDRYSKELEPVIPCYRIDLDQKEPSLRAAIASLVSRKPELLQSKNAVITTTGVEKLHSIEWQREKSELDKFFGYLQWTREGLREFPYSIVLWVTNTVEVNLRKKSPDFWSWRKGVFRFISPPSNFLPSQEFLPILQSFDEITIDKDIPSISKEDLLELIEQIEVNKGKKEPRLASLYASLAKIYNLRLLYRSPLVDYRQEQQLAIEYYQKAIDLQKELNLELDLVASLDSLAGIYYFLGEYQKAIEFYQQSLAIFQKIEDPSREANSYNNLGTVYDSLGEYQKAIEFYQQSLAIKREIGDRGGEANSYNNLGAVYYSLGEYQKAIKFHQQSLAITREIDDRGGEAKSYGNLGNVYYSLGEYQKAIEFYQQSLAIKREIGDRGGEAKSWFNLGFTYYKLDRISEAKEAYLQARELYQALGLAGYVQYCDQAIRRL
- a CDS encoding Uma2 family endonuclease, whose product is MSLSLITRKFTVEEYEKMTTEGIIKPDEKVELIRGEIIKMSPMGTRHAACIARLTQLFYRKFGDLILLGVQNPIRLNNNSQPEPDLSLLIPRSDFYVAAYPCPQDIYLIIEVSDSTLDYDRYTKIPLYAEANIKEVWIINLKEECLEVYRHPLHGSYQAIQKYYRGESIFIESFPEIELTLIEILGNIY
- a CDS encoding sulfite oxidase-like oxidoreductase, with protein sequence MLGKFFKKPESPDQDRVPPGQYLASGFPVLTYGDTPQIKTENWLFKVWGKVATTKTFNWSDFMALPQSEFTKDFHCVTRWSKLDVTWTGVKVSDFMALIDLLPEATHVMQHCYGGYTTNLTLEEFLHEDNFFAFQLFGQPLPPDHGGPLRLVVPHLYAWKSSKWINGLEFLDREQSGFWERNGYHRRGDPWLEERYGGF